A single region of the Diadema setosum chromosome 14, eeDiaSeto1, whole genome shotgun sequence genome encodes:
- the LOC140237530 gene encoding tigger transposable element-derived protein 4-like yields the protein MLPEKSLGFQGTTYHGGKQQKTRVTVLVCANMDGSDKLPLFVIGKSKRPRAFKNVKKLPVAYESNKKAWMTGALFEAWLRKLDGKMEGRKIAMVIDNCPAHPHIKLDNIELVFLPPNTTSLTQPMDGGVIRNLKQHYRHILAFRRLAAADEGIPFKWDLLDAIIALKTAWNKVSQQTIANVYRHVGFVLPCEQVEEDGDRGEEGGVEDAQEFRGIWERLGDLFPLPAMEKYVDVDATDTGVELLTDDQIVEITGVKEDGESDDENGNGETSSQQGEDCVRKPPSISEVCQALNVIRQFDIFEQTPAELQLLVENYELYLMSNYKRQKKQANITDYFAVKE from the coding sequence ATGTTACCGGAGAAGTCCCTCGGTTTTCAGGGCACTACCTACCATGGAGGTAAACAGCAGAAAACACGTGTCACTGTTCTAGTGTGCGCTAACATGGATGGCAGCGACAAACTCCCCCTCTTTGTCATCGGGAAGAGCAAGCGACCACGCGCATTTAAGAACGTGAAGAAACTGCCAGTTGCCTACGAATCCAACAAAAAGGCCTGGATGACGGGGGCATTGTTTGAGGCATGGCTGAGGAAACTTGACGGCAAGATGGAAGGGAGAAAAATTGCAATGGTTATCGATAACTGCCCGGCCCATCCTCACATTAAGCTGGACAACATTGAACTTGTGTTTCTGCCGCCAAATACTACCAGCTTGACCCAGCCAATGGATGGTGGTGTCATCAGAAATTTGAAACAACACTATCGGCACATCCTTGCATTCCGACGACTTGCAGCGGCAGATGAGGGAATTCCCTTCAAATGGGACCTTCTTGACGCTATCATCGCTTTGAAGACGGCATGGAACAAGGTATCCCAACAGACAATAGCCAATGTATACAGGCATGTTGGATTCGTTCTTCCGTGTGAGCAAGTAGAGGAAGATGGAGATCGCGGTGAAGAGGGAGGTGTTGAAGACGCACAAGAATTTCGCGGCATCTGGGAGAGATTGGGCGACCTCTTCCCGCTACCGGCCATGGAGAAATACGTAGACGTGGATGCAACAGACACGGGCGTCGAGCTATTAACGGATGACCAGATTGTTGAAATCACCGGAGTCAAAGAAGACGGCGAGAGCGATGACGAGAACGGTAATGGTGAAACCAGTAGCCAACAGGGGGAGGATTGTGTGCGCAAACCACCTTCGATCAGTGAAGTGTGTCAAGCTCTGAATGTGATCAGGCAGTTTGACATCTTTGAGCAAACACCGGCTGAGCTGCAATTGCTCGTGGAGAACTATGAGTTGTATCTCATGAGTAATTATAAACGTCAGAAAAAGCAAGCCAACATCACTGACTATTTCGCTGTTAAGGAGTGA